The Macaca nemestrina isolate mMacNem1 chromosome 12, mMacNem.hap1, whole genome shotgun sequence genome contains a region encoding:
- the LOC105469479 gene encoding galectin-12 isoform X4, with protein MPSSRLPWAYMAARKLYSAWLQRGHCCHSHGKHLESTCCIPGTVLSPLKVSVNGQHFLHFRYRLPLSHVDTLGIFGDILVEAVGFLNINPFVEGSREYPAGHPFLLMSPRLVSEPPSCSIRAGGAVWEVPCSHALPQGLWPGQVIIVRALVLQEPKHFTLSLRDQASRAPVTLRASFTDRTLAWISPWGQKKLISAPFLFYPQRFFEVLLLCQEGGLKLALNGQGLGATSVNQQALEQLRELRISGSVRLYCVHS; from the exons ATGCCCAGTTCCAGGCTGCCCTGGGCCTACATGGCAGCAAGAAAGCTCTACAGTGCCTGGCTCCAAAGAGGGCACTGCTGTCATAGTCATGGCAAGCACTTAGAGAGCACCTGCTGTATACCAGGAACTGTTCTAAGCCCTTTAAAG gTGAGTGTGAATGGACAGCACTTTCTCCACTTCCGCTACCGGCTCCCACTGTCTCATGTGGACACACTGGGCATATTTGGTGACATTCTGGTAGAGGCTGTTGGATTCCTGAACATCAAT CCATTCGTGGAGGGCAGCAGAGAGTACCCAGCTGGACAC CCTTTCCTGCTGATGAGCCCCAGGCTGGTGAGTGAACCTCCCTCCTGCTCCATCAGGGCTGGGGGCGCAGTCTGG GAGGTGCCCTGCTCACATGCTCTTCCCCAGGGTCTCTGGCCCGGGCAGGTCATCATAGTGCGGGCACTGGTTTTGCAAGAGCCCAAGCA tttcactCTGAGCCTGAGGGACCAGGCTTCCCGTGCTCCTGTGACACTCAGGGCTTCCTTCACAGACAGAACTCTGGCCTGGATATCCCCCTGGGGGCAGAAGAAGCTGATCTCAGCCCCCTTCCTCTTTTACCCCCAGAGATTCTTTGAG GTGCTGCTCCTGTGCCAGGAGGGAGGGCTGAAGCTGGCGCTCAATGGGCAGGGACTGGGGGCCACCAGCGTGAACCAGCAGGCCCTGGAGCAGCTGCGGGAGCTCCGGATCAGTGGAAGTGTCCGGCTCTACTGTGTCCACTCCTGA